One genomic segment of Sparus aurata chromosome 24, fSpaAur1.1, whole genome shotgun sequence includes these proteins:
- the LOC115576847 gene encoding DNA-binding protein SATB2-like yields the protein MELCRGAGGGRESPSLWDSASPEKVGESPASSGPPPCKLSRVEVNGSPAALRTRQNGTQLGGGPLAHTGLMIPVYCVVEHEDAGTIADCEGHGNNHAEFVLVRKDVPFTQLVETALVALGYSHSSAVQASGIIKVGRWNPMPIHYLTDAPEATVADMLLDVYHMVTLRILLHSFAQFEELPSKQWTHSTVRDALKELLREANQSMLAEECPLSQSMIASIVKSPNYSSISISKCQEFGRWYKKYKCIKGNSYTSLAHFPEFSAIQVMVILSAVSQPPPSHLPSPPHLGSLGTPQALSVKSILRDTETSTQPHPANQHHPSPPLRPQAPPLQGHSGLLSPQLVHQQLAMAHLINQQLAVGRLLTHQHPQGINHQFFNHLPTSLTFKGSTAASEPSLNCSGAEVSFDIYQQVRNELKRASVSQAVFARVAFNRTQGLLSEILRKEEDPRSASQSLLVNLKAMQNFLNLSEAKRDHIYQEERERSTITNHNLVSNTNTNRHTQTTCIVSGTEPALNMDLLVNITSGIYEEIQQEMKRAKVSQALFAKVAANKSQGWLCELLRWKESPSPENRTLWENLCTIRRFLKQPQANRDRAYEEESRQQHSERLHTVMHISDQQAIHRQPLPPLTTLSPIHEDPQPIPVHGSEDRAQCGMSPGLGGGGPKKARSRTRISHEAMVTLQSFIGDVGLYPDQEAIHTLSAQLDLPKPTIVKFFQNQRYNVKHHSHAREPDLMEDDQESSCPSERGVGMVESRGEDGLSASEEWSEDGIRTEGRIGEEGVEIEIEKDERDDGKTSGHETSSLSPNSSVDSPHSVEQQR from the exons ATGGAACTATGCAGAGGTGCAGGCGGGGGAAGAGAGAGCCCCAGCCTCTGGGACAGTGCCAGTCCAGAGAAAGTAGGAGAGAGTCCTGCCTCCAGTGGCCCACCGCCTTGCAAGCTAAGCCGCGTGGAAGTCAACGGCAGCCCAGCAGCTCTGCGAACCAGGCAGAATGGTACACAACTTGGAGGTGGGCCATTAGCGCACACAG GTTTGATGATCCCAGTCTACTGTGTGGTGGAGCATGAAGATGCTGGCACAATTGCTGACTGTGAAGGCCACGGCAACAATCATGCTGAGTTTGTGTTGGTTCGTAAAGATGTCCCCTTcacacagctggtagagacggCACTGGTTGCTCTGGGATACTCCCACAGCTCAGCTGTACAGGCAAGTG GAATCATTAAAGTGGGCCGGTGGAACCCGATGCCAATCCACTACCTAACAGACGCTCCGGAGGCAACAGTGGCTGACATGCTGCTGGACGTTTACCACATGGTCACACTGCGGATCCTACTGCACAG CTTTGCACAGTTTGAGGAGCTGCCGTCAAAGCAGTGGACCCACAGCACAGTGAGGGACGCCCTCAAAGAGCTCCTGAGAGAGGCCAACCAGAGCATGCTGGCCGAGGAGTGTCCTCTCTCCCAG agtATGATCGCATCGATAGTGAAAAGTCCCAACTATTCCAGCATTTCCATCTCTAAATGCCAGGAGTTTGGACGGTGGTACAAGAAGTACAAATGCATCAAAGGTAACTCTTACACCTCACTCGCACATTTTCCcgaa TTTTCAgccatccaggtcatggtaattctaagtgctgtatc CCAGCCTCCTCCCTCTCACTTACCCTCTCCTCCCCATTTGGGCTCTTTAGGCACCCCTCAAGCTCTGTCTGTCAAGAGTATCCTCAGGGACACTGAGACCTCAACCCAGCCTCACCCTGCCAATCAGCACCATCCAAGCCCTCCACTTCGTCCCCAGGCTCCACCTCTCCAGGGCCACAGCGGACTCCTCTCCCCTCAGCTTGTGCATCAGCAGCTCGCCATGGCCCATCTCATTAACCAGCAGCTAGCTGTCGGTCGCCTCCTCACCCACCAGCACCCACAGGGAATCAACCACCAGTTCTTCAACCACCTGCCCACCTCTCTGACCTTCAAGGGCTCCACGGCTGCTTCCGAGCCCAGCCTCAACTGCTCAGGGGCCGAAGTCTCCTTTGACATCTACCAGCAAGTCAGGAACGAGTTGAAGAGGGCCAGTGTTTCCCAGGCCGTGTTTGCCCGTGTGGCTTTTAATCGCACACAG GGGTTGCTGTCAGAAATCCTCCGTAAGGAAGAGGATCCTCGCTCAGCCTCCCAGTCCCTGCTGGTCAATCTGAAGGCCATGCAAAACTTCCTCAACCTGTCAGAGGCGAAGCGAGACCATATCTaccaggaggagagagagaggagcactATCACCAACCACAACCTTGTCTCCAACActaacacaaacagacacacacag ACAACCTGCATCGTGTCCGGTACGGAGCCGGCGCTGAACATGGACTTGCTGGTGAACATCACATCGGGGATCTATGAGGAGATtcaacaggaaatgaagaggGCAAAGGTCTCCCAGGCTCTGTTCGCCAAGGTGGCCGCCAACAAGAGTCAG ggTTGGCTATGTGAGCTACTCAGGTGGAAAGAGAGCCCAAGCCCTGAGAACCGCACGCTGTGGGAGAACCTGTGCACCATCAGGAGGTTCCTGAAGCAACCGCAGGCTAACAGAGACCGGGCCTATGAAGAAGAGTCGAGGCAGCAGCACAGTGAAAGGCTTCACACCGTCATGCACATCTCAGACCAGCAG GCAATCCACAGACAACCCCTGCCGCCTCTGACAACTCTGTCTCCGATTCATGAGGACCCACAGCCCATCCCAGTACATGGCTCAGAAGATCGGGCCCAGTGTGGGATGAGCCCTGGCCTTGGAGGGGGAGGACCAAAGAAGGCTCGTTCGCGGACGCGGATTTCCCATGAGGCCATGGTAACACTGCAGAGCTTCATTGGCGATGTGGGGCTTTACCCAGACCAGGAGGCCATCCACACCCTATCAGCCCAGCTGGATTTACCAAAGCCCACCATCGTAAAGTTCTTCCAGAACCAGCGCTACAACGTCAAGCATCACAGCCATGCCAGAGAGCCTGACCTCATGGAGGACGACCAAGAGAGCTCCTGTCCCAGTGAGAGAGGCGTCGGCATGGTGGAGAGTCGAGGGGAGGATGGTCTGTCTGCATCTGAGGAGTGGAGTGAGGATGGGATCAGAACAGAGGGAAGAATTGGAGAAGAAGGTGTGGAAATAGAGATAGAGAAAGACGAAAGAGATGATGGAAAAACCTCAGGACACGAAACTTCTTCCCTGTCCCCTAACAGCAGTGTGGACAGCCCCCACTCTGTGGAGCAACAGAGATGA